From the genome of Candidatus Eisenbacteria bacterium, one region includes:
- a CDS encoding sugar ABC transporter permease, translating to MRHLTKLISYAILILASAASIYPIVQVIGISLRPDDRLFSTSLAIIPERATFHAYYAILFEKDFLLWLRNSSIVALFVTILGVSLASTSGYAFSRFRFKGHSAGLFSFLVTQMFPATMLLLPLYVLMRQFHLLNSLLGLVVAYTVTALPFCVWTMKGYYDTIPRELEEAALVDGSGEFGAFLRIILPVAAPGLAITALFSFMSAWSEYIVARVILSDKGLFTLPLGLEGLSGTYQTEWANYAAGSILVSLPVVAVFLFLARFLVSGLTLGAVKE from the coding sequence ATGAGACACCTAACTAAGCTCATCTCATACGCAATTCTGATTCTTGCGTCGGCTGCGTCGATCTATCCGATCGTCCAGGTGATCGGGATCTCCCTGCGTCCGGACGACCGGCTGTTCTCAACATCGCTTGCCATTATCCCTGAGCGCGCGACATTCCATGCGTACTACGCCATTCTCTTCGAGAAGGATTTCCTGCTCTGGCTCAGAAATAGCTCGATCGTTGCGCTCTTTGTGACGATCCTCGGCGTCTCGCTTGCCTCGACAAGCGGGTACGCATTCTCAAGGTTCAGGTTCAAGGGACACTCTGCCGGGCTTTTCTCGTTTCTCGTTACGCAGATGTTCCCTGCCACAATGCTCCTTCTTCCTCTTTATGTCCTCATGCGCCAGTTCCACTTGCTCAACAGTCTCTTGGGACTTGTCGTAGCCTACACAGTAACCGCTCTTCCGTTCTGCGTCTGGACTATGAAGGGTTACTACGACACGATTCCGAGGGAGCTCGAAGAAGCCGCTCTCGTTGACGGAAGCGGCGAGTTTGGAGCTTTCCTCAGGATTATTCTCCCGGTCGCTGCGCCTGGGCTTGCCATAACAGCTCTATTCTCCTTCATGTCGGCCTGGTCTGAGTACATCGTCGCGAGGGTAATCCTGAGCGACAAAGGTCTCTTTACACTTCCACTTGGACTGGAGGGCTTAAGCGGGACATACCAAACTGAGTGGGCAAACTACGCCGCAGGGAGCATACTCGTGTCACTTCCGGTTGTTGCGGTATTCCTGTTCCTCGCGAGGTTCCTCGTCTCAGGCCTGACTCTTGGTGCGGTGAAAGAGTAG
- a CDS encoding alpha amylase N-terminal ig-like domain-containing protein, giving the protein MKRTAIVWMVACLVFLVFASNSFPAQTIPTLFSFNPPIPAKTVSLAGTFNNWDKAANPMNDADRNGIWEITIPLLPGEYQYKFVVDNEKWYQDPKNKLGAPDGFGGLNSVIRVGDYEKLNLPSKVGDGKILEEAIFHEPESPYLIMPSEQEIVVKLRVKRNDVAGCSLCTLKPAKAVIPMSFYARDAVFEYYRVPLNASTDKVDYFFSIEDGKRTILYWSGGKTEEKGKDMPPGGEIPFSYYPSSLNVFSTPEWARDAIFYQIFPERFKNGDPSNDPPNVRPWGGKPEYFNFFGGDLEGVRQGLPYLEDLGISTIYFNPIFESVSNHKYDTEDYMKIDSHFGDLTTFTRLMSEAHQDSVKIVLDGVFNHTGDEFWAFQDCIKRGKESPYWDWYTFHGFPVVKEPKPNYDCWWGYGDLPKLKTTNPDVRKYLFDVTSYWIREFGIDGWRLDVPNEVPHDFWVEFRKVVRSAKSNAYIMGEIWGDGKPWLKGDEFDSVMNYRFRQNVIGFIADENIDAFTFDANLGMIRMDYPEQAVDVLMNLIGSHDTERFLTLCKGNEKKLRLAALIQMTYAGAPCIYYGDEVGMTGGKDPDCRRTFPWDSKDQNVALLDYYKKLTALRKSHASLRRGTLVPLSAEKGSRVYSYMREFGDERFIVVVNAGGYAETLKVAVPGVRDKAAVSLVDVLTGSSYKVEKGQLKLKLLPYSGLILEAR; this is encoded by the coding sequence GTGAAACGGACGGCAATTGTGTGGATGGTTGCTTGCCTGGTGTTCCTTGTTTTCGCATCAAACTCCTTCCCTGCTCAAACGATTCCCACACTCTTCAGCTTCAACCCTCCCATCCCGGCAAAGACGGTCTCGCTTGCAGGGACGTTCAACAACTGGGACAAGGCAGCCAATCCTATGAATGATGCAGATCGGAACGGCATATGGGAGATTACGATTCCTCTTCTACCCGGCGAGTACCAGTACAAGTTCGTTGTCGATAACGAGAAATGGTATCAAGATCCGAAGAACAAGCTTGGCGCCCCGGATGGGTTTGGCGGACTCAACTCAGTCATCAGGGTTGGCGACTATGAAAAGCTCAATCTCCCGTCAAAGGTGGGAGACGGGAAAATCCTCGAAGAAGCCATTTTCCATGAGCCGGAATCTCCTTACCTCATCATGCCCTCTGAGCAGGAAATCGTAGTCAAGCTCCGCGTGAAAAGAAATGATGTAGCAGGCTGCTCTCTCTGCACTCTGAAGCCTGCAAAAGCTGTCATCCCCATGTCTTTTTATGCGAGAGATGCCGTGTTCGAATATTACAGGGTGCCTCTGAACGCAAGTACCGACAAGGTTGATTACTTCTTCTCAATCGAGGACGGAAAGAGAACTATTCTCTACTGGTCGGGCGGGAAGACGGAAGAGAAGGGGAAAGATATGCCTCCGGGCGGAGAAATTCCTTTCTCCTACTATCCATCCAGTCTGAACGTCTTCTCAACACCGGAATGGGCAAGAGATGCCATCTTCTATCAGATATTCCCGGAGAGGTTCAAAAACGGTGATCCATCGAATGACCCGCCAAACGTCCGGCCCTGGGGCGGAAAGCCTGAGTATTTCAATTTCTTCGGAGGAGATCTTGAAGGCGTAAGACAGGGGTTACCCTACCTGGAAGATCTTGGCATATCGACAATCTACTTCAATCCGATCTTCGAGTCGGTTTCAAACCATAAGTATGACACAGAAGATTACATGAAGATTGATTCTCACTTTGGAGATTTGACGACCTTCACACGGCTCATGAGCGAAGCTCATCAGGACAGCGTGAAAATCGTCCTGGACGGCGTATTCAATCACACCGGAGACGAATTCTGGGCTTTTCAGGACTGCATCAAACGGGGTAAGGAATCACCCTACTGGGATTGGTACACATTCCATGGGTTTCCTGTTGTCAAAGAGCCGAAGCCAAACTACGACTGCTGGTGGGGATACGGCGACCTTCCGAAGCTGAAGACAACCAATCCCGATGTGAGGAAGTATCTCTTTGACGTGACATCTTACTGGATAAGGGAATTCGGAATCGACGGCTGGAGGCTCGATGTGCCCAACGAAGTGCCGCACGATTTCTGGGTTGAATTCAGAAAAGTCGTCAGGTCAGCCAAGAGCAACGCCTACATCATGGGAGAAATATGGGGCGATGGAAAGCCATGGCTCAAGGGCGATGAATTCGATTCTGTGATGAACTACAGGTTCAGGCAGAACGTCATCGGCTTCATAGCCGATGAAAACATTGATGCCTTCACCTTTGATGCGAATCTCGGAATGATACGCATGGACTACCCGGAGCAGGCAGTTGATGTCCTTATGAACCTGATAGGGAGCCACGATACTGAGAGGTTCCTGACCCTGTGCAAGGGAAACGAAAAGAAGCTCAGGCTGGCTGCGCTGATTCAGATGACATACGCGGGAGCGCCTTGCATCTACTATGGAGATGAGGTTGGAATGACCGGTGGAAAGGACCCTGACTGCAGACGAACGTTCCCGTGGGATTCGAAGGACCAGAACGTCGCGCTCCTTGACTATTACAAGAAACTCACCGCCCTCAGGAAATCGCATGCCTCTCTTAGAAGAGGGACACTCGTCCCGCTTTCCGCTGAGAAAGGAAGCAGAGTCTATTCATACATGAGGGAGTTCGGGGACGAAAGATTCATAGTCGTGGTGAATGCAGGCGGGTATGCAGAGACTCTAAAGGTGGCCGTTCCCGGAGTAAGGGATAAGGCCGCCGTGAGTCTCGTTGACGTCCTCACTGGCTCGTCCTACAAGGTAGAGAAAGGCCAGCTCAAGCTGAAGCTTCTTCCCTATTCAGGACTGATTCTGGAAGCTCGCTAA
- a CDS encoding sugar ABC transporter permease, which produces MAAPGRSRSKSFPYLLVLPSVLVMSFVVLYPLLHNLRISFTNMSMYHFRDAQFIGLAHYKSIITEQALYKVFWKTVVWTAVNVFFHVSIGVFLAVVMNQALRGKSALRAFLILPWAVPQYICALTWKGMFNYQYGSVNLILQKWFGLQPIPWFSDATWAFIAPMITNIWLGFPFMMIVALGGLQSIPKEYYEAASVDGASAFAKFREITLPLLRPILVPATILGTIWTFNNLNVIWLVTEGGKPADETHILVTYVYKAAFAYYRYGYAAAFSFVIFLILLVFAIVFMKVSKGKETVYV; this is translated from the coding sequence ATGGCCGCCCCCGGGAGATCAAGAAGCAAGAGTTTTCCATACCTGCTCGTACTTCCCTCTGTCCTAGTAATGTCTTTTGTGGTTCTTTATCCGCTTCTCCATAACCTTCGCATTTCGTTTACGAATATGAGCATGTATCACTTCAGGGATGCGCAGTTCATCGGTCTTGCCCACTACAAATCGATCATTACCGAGCAAGCTCTCTACAAAGTGTTCTGGAAGACAGTCGTTTGGACGGCAGTAAACGTTTTCTTCCACGTCTCAATAGGCGTTTTCCTCGCAGTGGTGATGAACCAGGCCCTCAGAGGAAAAAGCGCTTTGAGGGCATTTCTCATTCTTCCCTGGGCGGTGCCCCAGTACATATGCGCTCTGACATGGAAGGGAATGTTTAATTACCAGTACGGATCTGTGAATCTCATCTTGCAGAAGTGGTTCGGACTCCAGCCGATTCCCTGGTTTTCGGATGCCACCTGGGCCTTCATAGCGCCCATGATCACGAACATATGGCTTGGATTTCCTTTCATGATGATTGTTGCGCTCGGAGGGCTCCAGAGCATCCCGAAGGAGTACTACGAAGCCGCAAGCGTTGACGGGGCATCCGCATTTGCCAAGTTCAGGGAAATAACACTTCCGCTCTTGAGACCAATCCTGGTTCCAGCCACGATACTCGGGACAATCTGGACGTTTAATAATCTGAACGTAATCTGGCTTGTCACAGAAGGAGGGAAGCCCGCTGACGAGACTCACATACTTGTGACCTACGTTTACAAGGCGGCATTTGCGTATTACCGGTACGGATATGCGGCGGCATTCTCCTTTGTGATATTCCTCATTCTCCTGGTCTTCGCAATCGTCTTCATGAAAGTTTCCAAAGGGAAGGAAACGGTTTACGTATAA
- a CDS encoding 5'-nucleotidase C-terminal domain-containing protein, which produces MSRKMTLLSILFTFLFPGVSGQYASAGYPPSDSVRVTIIATSDVHGSIYPFDYYAEKSADIGLAKVATVVRKIRDEKKNVILLDCGDTIEGTPLTYFFSTREKSAPNPIVLAMNYLKYDCMTVGNHDFNFGFDILRKVKKEANFPFLAANIADTTAKSLFQPYVIKEISGVRIGILGLTTPAVTLWENPRNLEGIKFLDTIESVKAAVKTLREKERVNAVLLAAHMGLENDAQTGAPRVGALPGENQIEKIIAQVPGIDCVIMAHTHELISDQRLGEVLATQPGFRGKYVSEIDLVFANENGTLTLARKASSLVPVEGIGPDAKLLSLVSTYHEKTQKYLNTVVAEAVEPLSGLKTWFEDTALLDLIQNAQLDGSGADVSLAAALTPCLGIDKGPVTIRELSALYPYHNTLCVVEVTAGDLKRELEYSSAKFGRYDSGPFGGGFPAAGKRRSGLEVAQGISYRIDLREPEGRRIADMTLNGKPLQPGDKIKLAVNSYQLRSAESPGLRDAKPISQSSEDVRGMLIDFARKKESLHNDCDSNWSVFPDYVTSDASREIDLLLRLGEIKPDKDGKINPDSLFQDGSTKAEHLRKKVQESFVTLSLLQTTDFHGSLLGGGTERSTEKPWGGAAVVARYIEKARERNPAGTFLFDCGDMWQGTPISNLSFGKPVVEYMNMAKYDASALGNHDFDWGIDTLRARIREQTFPMLAANVVEKKTRKIPSFLKPYVILERGGLKVAVIGLATPETPVVTLPTNVASLDFTDPAKAVNDLVPQLRNMGAQVIVVLAHFGGQQRGSGEITGEIGDLAKAVSGVDAIFGGHTHTFVAGQAAGIPVVIAASNGRAIGEILLTYDLRKQKVVESFQRITKTYVEDISMPKGDNFVLRIAQNVAQYQERIGPLMERVVGSAENRLSRSDPSLANFVTDCMRGAVSADIAVTNSGGLRTDIEPGNITVGEVYELMPFDNTLVTMKLTGEQVKRFIEEGGGRVRVSGLKGRVDFSKPEGQRVEELLLENGKPVEPLATYIVVANDFIVAGGDGFKVFQKGKDVTNTQRLIRDELIKCVESQARAGKKIKADFTSRLVNSR; this is translated from the coding sequence ATGAGCAGGAAGATGACTTTACTTTCAATTCTTTTCACATTTCTTTTTCCAGGCGTCTCTGGGCAGTACGCATCTGCCGGCTATCCGCCTTCTGATTCAGTCAGAGTCACGATTATCGCAACCAGCGATGTCCATGGAAGCATATACCCATTCGACTACTATGCTGAAAAGTCCGCCGACATCGGGCTTGCAAAGGTCGCGACAGTAGTCAGGAAGATAAGAGACGAGAAGAAAAACGTTATTCTCCTCGATTGCGGAGACACAATCGAGGGAACCCCACTGACTTATTTCTTCAGCACAAGGGAGAAAAGCGCACCCAATCCGATTGTCCTCGCGATGAATTACCTGAAGTACGACTGCATGACAGTGGGAAACCACGATTTCAACTTCGGTTTTGACATTCTGAGGAAAGTGAAGAAAGAAGCAAACTTCCCATTCCTTGCGGCAAACATTGCCGACACGACAGCAAAATCGCTGTTTCAACCCTACGTCATCAAGGAAATTTCAGGGGTCCGTATTGGAATCCTGGGACTCACGACTCCGGCTGTGACCCTCTGGGAAAATCCGAGAAATCTGGAGGGCATCAAGTTCCTAGACACAATCGAATCTGTGAAGGCTGCGGTGAAGACCCTCCGGGAGAAGGAGAGAGTCAACGCGGTGCTGCTTGCCGCACACATGGGACTCGAAAATGATGCCCAAACCGGAGCCCCAAGAGTAGGCGCGCTGCCCGGAGAGAACCAAATCGAGAAGATTATCGCCCAGGTTCCCGGGATTGATTGCGTAATCATGGCACACACGCACGAACTGATCTCTGACCAAAGGCTTGGTGAAGTTCTTGCGACACAGCCTGGCTTCCGGGGAAAATATGTCTCGGAAATCGACCTCGTCTTTGCAAATGAGAATGGAACTTTGACGCTGGCAAGGAAAGCGTCATCCCTGGTGCCGGTTGAGGGCATTGGGCCAGATGCGAAACTTCTTTCGCTTGTATCCACTTACCACGAGAAAACTCAGAAATATCTGAATACCGTCGTTGCCGAGGCAGTAGAACCTCTTTCCGGATTGAAAACATGGTTTGAAGACACTGCTCTGCTTGACCTCATTCAGAATGCGCAGCTCGACGGAAGCGGCGCAGATGTTTCGCTTGCAGCTGCGCTCACTCCGTGCCTGGGAATTGACAAAGGGCCTGTCACCATAAGAGAACTTTCTGCACTCTATCCGTACCACAACACCCTTTGCGTCGTTGAAGTGACTGCGGGCGACCTTAAAAGGGAGCTTGAATACTCATCGGCGAAGTTCGGGCGGTACGATTCAGGTCCGTTTGGAGGAGGATTCCCGGCCGCCGGGAAACGCAGGTCAGGGCTTGAAGTAGCCCAGGGCATCTCCTACAGAATAGATTTGAGAGAGCCGGAAGGCCGAAGAATCGCGGATATGACTCTGAATGGAAAACCTCTCCAGCCGGGAGACAAGATCAAGCTCGCAGTGAATAGCTATCAATTAAGGAGCGCCGAGTCTCCAGGTCTCAGAGACGCAAAACCCATTTCGCAATCTTCGGAAGATGTAAGAGGGATGCTCATTGATTTCGCGAGAAAGAAAGAGTCTCTTCACAACGACTGCGACAGCAACTGGTCAGTTTTTCCCGACTACGTAACGAGTGATGCGAGCAGAGAGATAGACCTCCTGCTGCGGCTGGGCGAGATAAAACCCGACAAAGACGGGAAAATCAACCCGGACAGTCTGTTTCAGGACGGGTCAACAAAGGCCGAGCACCTGAGAAAGAAAGTACAAGAATCGTTTGTTACACTCTCGCTTCTTCAGACCACGGACTTCCACGGCTCGCTTCTGGGCGGCGGTACCGAAAGATCCACGGAAAAGCCGTGGGGAGGCGCGGCTGTCGTCGCCAGATACATTGAAAAGGCAAGAGAACGAAATCCCGCAGGGACTTTTCTCTTTGATTGCGGAGACATGTGGCAGGGCACGCCCATCTCGAATCTTTCGTTCGGTAAGCCCGTTGTCGAGTACATGAACATGGCGAAGTACGATGCCTCCGCGCTTGGTAACCATGATTTCGATTGGGGAATTGATACTCTTAGGGCGCGCATCAGGGAGCAGACCTTTCCCATGCTCGCCGCAAACGTGGTTGAAAAGAAGACAAGAAAGATCCCATCGTTTCTCAAGCCTTACGTGATTCTGGAAAGAGGAGGACTGAAGGTCGCGGTGATCGGGCTTGCGACCCCGGAGACGCCGGTGGTCACGCTTCCAACTAATGTTGCCTCGCTCGATTTCACTGATCCTGCAAAAGCCGTAAATGATCTCGTCCCTCAACTGAGAAATATGGGAGCACAGGTGATTGTCGTCCTGGCGCATTTTGGAGGTCAGCAGCGCGGCTCAGGAGAAATTACCGGGGAGATTGGCGACCTCGCAAAGGCAGTAAGCGGGGTTGACGCGATTTTCGGAGGACACACTCACACCTTTGTCGCAGGACAGGCGGCCGGCATTCCTGTTGTGATTGCCGCGTCAAACGGCAGGGCGATTGGCGAGATACTGCTGACGTACGATCTGAGAAAACAGAAGGTGGTGGAGTCATTTCAGAGGATCACAAAGACATACGTGGAAGATATCTCCATGCCGAAAGGAGATAACTTTGTCCTGCGCATTGCGCAGAACGTCGCGCAGTACCAGGAGAGGATCGGCCCGCTCATGGAACGGGTCGTCGGGTCTGCGGAGAACCGCTTGAGCCGCTCCGATCCCTCGCTTGCGAATTTCGTCACTGACTGTATGAGGGGTGCTGTGTCGGCTGACATTGCAGTCACAAATTCAGGAGGACTCAGAACCGACATCGAGCCGGGGAACATCACGGTCGGGGAGGTCTACGAGCTCATGCCTTTCGACAACACCCTGGTTACCATGAAACTCACGGGCGAGCAGGTGAAACGATTCATCGAGGAAGGGGGCGGGCGCGTGAGAGTATCGGGCCTCAAAGGCCGTGTTGATTTCTCAAAACCCGAAGGCCAAAGGGTGGAAGAGCTTCTGCTTGAAAATGGGAAGCCGGTGGAGCCGCTCGCCACATACATAGTTGTAGCGAACGATTTCATTGTTGCCGGCGGAGACGGCTTCAAAGTTTTCCAGAAGGGGAAAGATGTCACCAACACACAGCGGCTTATACGGGACGAGCTTATCAAGTGCGTCGAGAGCCAAGCACGCGCAGGGAAGAAGATCAAAGCCGACTTCACAAGCCGGCTCGTCAATTCCAGGTGA
- a CDS encoding extracellular solute-binding protein: MKKLLFLLFLSLLLVSCARKRAGEEAIVIWEQMDPAERTILDEVLREYEAKNPTIKLSHLNYNTEEVRNQFQTHALAGGGPQLVYGPSDQVGPFSALGIIKPLEEIFGSEFFSKFVPASLDTLNGHIYAVPDQVGNHLFLIYNKKLVKKPPHTSDELISIAKKLTIDRNSDGTPDQYGLAFDSTEPFWLVPFLGGFGGWIMDRQENPTLDTPAMVNALAFMKDLRMKYKVLPRECNYQLMDTLFKEGKAAMIINGPWSLGGYMSAGMEIGVAKIPKISETGLWPAPMISARGYSINENVKGNTLKQVKKLVEYLTSPEVELRFAKGLSILPSRKEAYDDPFVKESELLRNSGEQVQVGHRMPVIPEMRAIWDSMGPFTQKTMSGAVTPEQAAKKMQALAIQKIKEMKD, from the coding sequence GTGAAAAAACTACTTTTTCTTCTCTTCCTTTCTCTTCTCCTGGTTTCATGTGCAAGAAAGAGAGCAGGCGAAGAAGCAATAGTCATCTGGGAACAGATGGACCCTGCTGAGAGAACGATTCTTGATGAAGTCCTCAGAGAATACGAGGCGAAGAATCCGACAATCAAGCTCTCGCATCTGAACTACAACACTGAGGAAGTGAGGAATCAGTTTCAGACTCACGCTCTTGCCGGAGGCGGCCCGCAATTGGTGTATGGACCATCTGATCAGGTCGGCCCGTTTTCTGCCCTCGGCATAATAAAACCTCTTGAAGAAATCTTCGGGAGCGAGTTCTTCTCAAAGTTTGTCCCGGCTAGTCTCGATACCCTGAACGGTCACATCTATGCAGTTCCAGACCAGGTCGGGAATCATCTCTTTCTCATATACAACAAGAAACTCGTCAAGAAGCCGCCTCATACCAGCGACGAGCTCATATCCATTGCGAAGAAGCTCACGATTGACCGAAACTCGGACGGTACTCCCGATCAATATGGTCTGGCGTTTGACTCGACGGAACCATTCTGGCTCGTACCGTTCTTGGGTGGATTTGGCGGCTGGATCATGGATAGACAGGAAAACCCAACGCTCGACACACCTGCGATGGTGAATGCCCTGGCCTTCATGAAAGACCTGAGAATGAAATACAAGGTCCTTCCGAGAGAGTGCAACTACCAGCTTATGGATACTCTTTTCAAAGAAGGAAAAGCCGCAATGATAATAAATGGACCCTGGTCGCTTGGCGGATACATGAGTGCGGGCATGGAGATAGGAGTCGCCAAGATACCCAAGATAAGCGAGACAGGGCTCTGGCCTGCGCCGATGATTTCAGCAAGAGGGTATTCGATAAACGAAAATGTCAAGGGAAACACCCTCAAACAAGTCAAGAAACTGGTGGAATACCTGACGTCACCGGAGGTCGAGCTCAGATTCGCGAAAGGACTCTCGATCCTTCCGAGCAGGAAGGAAGCTTATGACGATCCCTTTGTCAAAGAAAGTGAGCTTCTCAGGAACTCCGGGGAGCAGGTACAGGTCGGGCACCGCATGCCGGTAATCCCTGAAATGAGAGCCATCTGGGATTCCATGGGACCATTCACGCAGAAGACAATGAGCGGAGCAGTGACTCCGGAGCAAGCCGCAAAGAAGATGCAGGCGCTCGCCATTCAGAAGATTAAAGAAATGAAAGATTGA
- a CDS encoding FlgD immunoglobulin-like domain containing protein — protein sequence MMRKESFLLVLLALVLFSGQVMAAGFGTPTIDGTLDAVYGTAEATDKSGDGNGNAVMDLLNLYVCNDVNYWYFYFTINADINATRWGKYLIYMDTDSTNGSGATSDAWGRNVVVSDPHKPEYSIASWVDGLPYDAGDTQVWKWMGSSWSLTGTVSGAALSYGTTSAIEWKIAKATLGSPTRIWCEVWSTGGGTTDNAQDTSNDPAEDWNATNWSTTAILLCSTAVPEMAGGDITPPTLVSVSYQRPGPSASIAIATFSEPVDKTTAETPSNYTIPGVNVVSATRSGTDSSVVTLGCIGALSYGTCHQLTVINVKDTAGNPIVNNGVTNVACAFLSQLLVRGHMALHLSTSHPGGNPSPPDTFALEGSITPLTWDPTCDYFMVDPDADSIFVATVDFSLPCTCSTGGGGARLEFKFTHDCGEWESISNHVYDISTATVIDTIDIWWNDLAPANYTTKPIDVVFKVDMSAISPAPGDTVALNGSQNPLNWNVPSTRELKDDGVSPDQVAGDKIYTGKVRFPKTTFATVEYKYVHGLNYECFSQGNRSVYLNDAIYDTLNPLILPIDVWDRCTVTRQDVKVIFRVNTWTMWPPVGPSDTVSVNGSVSPLDWNVPSVTVLKDDGVAPDSLAGDKIYTAAVIFPDSSSFSVDYKYLIGTGYECVGYGNRTFGIDDVKYSIAHPETLAVDLWNYCGVTIGRGAEGLIDSREPLSLYQNYPNPLFGSTNFEFTLPKPGHVSLRVFNAAGRLVRTLVNEPLSQGRHSISWDGKDAAMKSVGSGVYFVELSYAGESKVRRMIVLK from the coding sequence ATGATGAGAAAAGAGAGTTTTCTCCTGGTTCTCCTGGCGCTTGTCCTGTTTTCAGGACAGGTCATGGCAGCCGGATTTGGCACTCCGACTATCGACGGCACTCTGGATGCCGTCTATGGCACGGCCGAGGCCACTGACAAGAGCGGAGATGGTAATGGAAATGCAGTGATGGATTTGCTCAACCTTTATGTCTGCAATGATGTGAACTACTGGTATTTCTACTTCACGATCAACGCCGACATAAACGCGACAAGGTGGGGAAAGTACCTTATCTACATGGACACCGACAGCACTAACGGCTCCGGCGCAACTTCGGATGCCTGGGGAAGAAACGTAGTGGTCAGCGACCCCCATAAGCCCGAATACAGCATTGCGTCGTGGGTTGACGGACTTCCGTATGACGCTGGTGACACGCAGGTATGGAAGTGGATGGGAAGCTCGTGGTCTCTTACCGGAACAGTGAGCGGTGCGGCGTTGAGCTACGGAACAACATCTGCAATCGAGTGGAAGATTGCAAAAGCAACGCTTGGCTCTCCAACCAGGATATGGTGTGAGGTGTGGTCAACCGGTGGAGGCACGACCGACAATGCTCAGGACACTTCCAATGACCCTGCTGAGGACTGGAACGCTACTAACTGGAGCACCACCGCGATACTTCTTTGCTCAACGGCTGTGCCTGAGATGGCGGGCGGGGATATAACCCCTCCTACATTGGTCTCTGTTTCTTATCAGAGGCCCGGCCCTTCAGCCTCCATTGCCATTGCCACTTTCAGCGAACCAGTCGATAAGACAACCGCCGAAACGCCTTCGAACTACACGATTCCGGGCGTTAATGTCGTTTCTGCGACAAGAAGCGGGACGGATAGTTCCGTGGTTACTCTCGGCTGCATCGGCGCGCTGAGCTACGGGACGTGCCACCAACTTACTGTCATAAACGTAAAGGACACCGCAGGGAACCCGATTGTGAACAATGGTGTGACAAATGTTGCCTGCGCATTTCTCTCCCAGCTTCTTGTGAGAGGACACATGGCACTCCACCTTTCAACCTCGCATCCGGGTGGCAATCCATCACCCCCGGATACTTTCGCTCTCGAGGGGAGCATAACACCGCTCACATGGGACCCGACCTGTGACTACTTCATGGTCGATCCCGATGCTGACAGCATCTTTGTCGCCACAGTAGATTTTTCGCTTCCCTGCACATGCTCGACCGGCGGAGGAGGGGCGAGGCTCGAGTTCAAGTTTACTCATGACTGCGGTGAGTGGGAGTCAATATCAAACCACGTGTACGACATTTCGACGGCGACTGTGATAGACACAATTGACATATGGTGGAATGACCTTGCTCCCGCGAACTACACCACCAAGCCAATTGACGTCGTGTTTAAGGTTGACATGTCGGCAATTTCGCCGGCTCCTGGAGACACGGTCGCCTTGAACGGTAGCCAGAACCCGCTCAACTGGAACGTTCCTTCGACAAGGGAGCTCAAGGATGACGGAGTCAGCCCGGACCAGGTGGCAGGTGACAAGATCTACACCGGCAAGGTCAGATTCCCAAAGACCACATTCGCGACTGTCGAGTATAAATATGTGCACGGTCTCAACTACGAATGTTTCAGCCAGGGAAACAGGTCTGTGTATCTCAACGATGCCATTTACGACACCTTGAATCCACTCATTCTCCCGATCGATGTATGGGATAGGTGCACGGTCACTAGACAGGACGTGAAAGTGATTTTCCGGGTGAATACGTGGACGATGTGGCCGCCTGTCGGACCAAGCGACACGGTCTCAGTCAACGGCTCAGTGAGCCCGCTTGACTGGAATGTTCCTTCGGTGACTGTCCTCAAGGATGACGGTGTTGCGCCGGATTCTCTTGCCGGCGACAAGATTTACACGGCTGCAGTCATCTTCCCGGATTCGAGCTCATTCTCGGTTGATTACAAATACCTGATAGGCACGGGCTATGAGTGCGTCGGATACGGCAACAGGACATTCGGCATCGACGACGTCAAGTATTCTATTGCTCATCCTGAGACTCTTGCCGTTGATCTCTGGAACTACTGTGGTGTCACGATAGGGCGGGGGGCGGAAGGACTCATTGACAGCCGTGAGCCTCTGTCCCTCTATCAGAACTATCCGAATCCGCTCTTCGGCAGCACGAACTTCGAGTTCACTCTTCCGAAGCCGGGTCACGTCAGTCTCAGAGTATTCAATGCGGCAGGCCGGCTCGTCAGGACGCTCGTGAATGAACCGCTTTCTCAGGGACGCCATTCGATTTCCTGGGACGGTAAGGACGCCGCGATGAAGTCCGTCGGAAGCGGAGTCTATTTCGTAGAGCTTTCCTACGCGGGAGAGTCCAAAGTCAGAAGAATGATCGTTCTAAAGTAG